The Brassica napus cultivar Da-Ae chromosome C1, Da-Ae, whole genome shotgun sequence DNA segment ttcgaaattattttcaccatctttatagaccaagtgggttttaggattcttccctttcagactctctttgatagatgtcacaaaaatgtttgggagtccttcatatcttatcccaatggtttcccattccacatctatggcacactgatttggtcgagctttgtggtttaaaagatataccacggccactgccttgaccatggctcaatttgggttgatacccacggcctctgccatagtgattcccacggccaaatgtgttatagtggccatggccacgtcctttccaccctccacggccatgaccgttTGGtttatcattctggacgtggttacctttttttcttctgctgccttattggtatcaagtaatggggttaatccaggaggtctcaattcactgtttctcatcagtaatccattattttgcccaactagcaatagactcatccacggacttatagtcctggattctgggattcttccaatcaaatagggcatttggtaataacaccgttctttggtgatcatatctcaatttttaactctgtccaaaggtttagaggattctctatagtcagatactgatatttgagacttttaataagatgatggctaataattaatattgccatgtattaatctttctcattggcattattgccttctatgatacattcaccaagtctttttgactttaggataatctttgtatccaatacccaccgtaaataattatatccagagagatttagggcagcaaaatccaggttgattttcgacatctcaaatcatgtatcactcaatatttaggtataattttcatgcggccttactcttaaaaacaatcaattcggatttcaatcttgtgaggacaatgagactatcaatcttaaaggcatttaatcaatcagtcaatttctagcaagtcccagcaatactatttctatgtgctcataatattatggtttatcaagactagcgaaaacggattcaattaatcatgcaattagggtttaacaatcaatggattttagcaagactagtaaaaagatttattaatcacttaatcagtttcaaggctgattttagcaatactagaatatagatttcaagcatgaatttcaatgaatcagttcaaggctgattttagcaatactagaatataaatttcaagcatgaatttcaatgaatcagtttcaaggctgattggtatttagcataaaccatgtgtaaatcaaacttagcatacaatcttaaacctcaagacattagattttatcatgaatttatcaacctagcatactgattctcaattctcaaagacatccaaatcatatcaatataacctatcataaggattatttagggtttctatttaaaacagatcggattacaaaactatcaatcccagcagatgatattaaacctcaagaatcatgcaatcagatcattcggattttaaacaagtaaacctcaatcaatctatcaacctatcggattatataagcaaagcaagctagcaacctatcggattcaatcaatgttttaacaggctggtcggtttaaaaaattttaaatcagatgaacaattaacctagcaggatgagaaaataaatctatcaatttaacggtcaaacaattctagcaacatagcatcagattcaatcaaatttaaaacctcaatgatcaaaaccgaaaacagttttgatttcaaaatattcgattagggttttaatatgtgatttgataattatagtataattaattctgatacttttattatttagggtttatagatataggtttagggtttatcggattttaacttgtaaaaaccaatttggggttttaatcatgtaggaacatgatttagggtttggggtatcgaacctttagagcttcgatttaatcaattaggatttttgatctattaccctatggatttgattcataaaggttagggttttagggtttcattctttatcaatcaatccatattcgattatgggttcttaggttttgaattaccttttaaccttagatgattgttgaatcggaccacaaaggagttgagccgtGAGCTGGACACGGACGGGACGCGAtctggaatggatcgagtcgcttctatcgggtcgcggacgtcctttattgcttgatcgggaacgccttgatcgtcggacgcgagctgtctaatgctgtcgcgaacgaggaatAGGTCGTGTGCTGGAGCTactctcgggtcgcgaacgtctgagctaggatcaggaacgtcttaggctgaagctgatcggggaagcgagctggaacagatgcgggaacaagggacgcgatcggggtttagggttcgtcagatcaccggctagggttagggttttagggtttttcaatttgggtattagcttagggatttagggcatcgtgctgataacgtgttataaaagtaatggaaagtctatctttattcataacataaaggttctttatataggagattacaccgtcatagataaatggaaatagtataaatcataatccaactaggaaaatgaaaacataaagacataaggaaaaggaaaagctGGACGGGCCGCCGATggtataatctcttggttaAGAGCCATCCACAGTCTAGTTCAtaacattgttttattttttgataaaaatattaagatttattACCAAggcctttttttttaacagaacGGCATAGAAACTGAGAGTAGAAATGCAGAATTAAAATAAACACATACTCAGACATAGACAAGAGAATGAACTGGTAACAAGAGGAGCAACTAATTAACAAAAGCGCATCAGAACTGGAACGAGAGTAGAAATGCAGAATTAAAATAAACACATACTCAGATCTAGACAAGAGAATGAACTGGCAACAAGAGGAGCAACTAATTAGCAAAAGCACATCAGAATTGGAACATACATTTGCCGCAAAATCAAACCCGCAGTTAGAACTGAACCCGGTAGTGTTCGGCATTCCCGATGATCAGCCCTTAATGATCCAGGTTGTCAAGAACAGCTCGTAAAGCCCGCCTAATCCACAGCCTCCACGAACAGACAACGCCTTCGCCGCTCAAACCAAGAGCCACCACAGATTATCGGACCTACATCAAGAAAACAGAGAGAGCAAACACCACCTCAAAGTGGTCAGGAGACAGCCCTAGACCTTGCCCCTGAAATGAGCAGGCTCTGAACGTGCCGCCACCGAGGAAAGAAGCCGTGGTTGACAAGGCCGACGACTCTCATCTCGCACACGCACACGCACCGCGACGGAGAACCCGCAATGGACCTTCACGATTTCAAACCGAAATCAACTCCTGGAAGCCCTTGCGAGATAGATTGACCGGTCTAACAAGAAACGCCGGCGTATAACACGAGAACAAGCAGATAAACACCGCAACGCCACCACCTGGAGAGATCCAGAAACGCCTTCAACCAAGAGAGCCATCTCACCCAAACCGAGAACCGAAAGCAGAAGAGGCAGAGGAAGGAGACAGATCTACTTCAGGAATCCAGATCTGACGTCAGATCGAGACTTCCACAACCACACCCAAGCGAAGGAACCTCACATTCTCTCCTCCGCCACGCCTCTCCGGAGTTCCAAGAGAAACAGCACCAGATCTGGTACCGTGGTGGCACAAACCCCTCGAACTTCGAGAAAGGAAGAACGGGGAAGGAGGGAGAGGAGAGGCGAAAGAGGAGGAGAAGCAACAACGGGGGAAGGGCGGACAGGAGCCGAGAAGGCCGCCGGCCGCCCAACAAAATATTTAGATTAGGGTTTCGTCTTTCTAGAGAGGTTTCAGAAGGAGGAGAATGTGATGTTTTTTGTATAATACTATTCGTAcacatgtttaaaaaaaatgtgttatTTCATAAATGGTATTAACAATTTTGAAAGACgcaaaatataaagtaataaaaacaTTTGGGAGCCCAAAAACATTAGTACGTTTCGTTACATTTACGGTGCGGAGAAACGAAAAGACTTATAATCTACACTTTTTTTATCATTCAATTTCATAcataataagtgtcattttcactttttttgttgttacaaaaaatatcactttacaattttaatgcaaattatatttactttcagttgaaaattaattaaaaactacattgattttataaataattttatttatctcaaatactatttgCCAAAGAgatataattaataacaacttacatatatttcTGTTACTTTCTTAATCCGTgtgaaaaatgtaaaattgacacttatttaaattttaatatttgtaaattCCTTGAGAATTCCAATATACAAATTTTATGCGTGTCTGCATGTATAAGATacatacacaaaataaaaattaataaaagaagACAATAAAATGGGTTTTTGGCTTATTAAATCCTCAACTCTCTAATTTCAGTATATTTAATCTCTAACTTTTATTTAAGCATgataaatattaaactcttttaaaGAATCCAATTAAATCCTGAAGTTTCTATTTTTTGGCTGAAAAGAGCTTATGTTAACCTAGATTACTACTTCGTCACGTCTCCGTTACGTCGTTCTTCACAGAAAACTCACTATGAATAACAAGAGACAAAAACTGGAGATTAGAAGGTCGACAAAAAGGTAAGCTTCGTTCTCAGCGTATTAATGTTACGATTCAATTCAATGAGTTGTGTTCTAAAacattatttgaattttttttaatgatatgTATCGGTAGTCTTTCCATGACGGGAGACATCGAAGGTTTAGGTTCTGAAACTCATGGTAGAAACAATGATGGtgagaatgaagaagagaatTGTGACATGGTTGAAGAAGGTGCATCACAACTAGAAGAATTGTTTGGAGATATTGCACAAGATGATGTAAGTGATGATGATAACAATGGTGTTTTATTGGAGGATGATATAATTCCTCATGTTTCTGATTCATCGGAGGATGAGTACGAAGACAATGAGGACATGGTACAATTTCATCCAAATTATATAAATCCAGATGAGCTTCTACATTTGGGAAAAACCTTCAATATATACTGCAGCAGATTTTAAGTATGCATTGGTTAAGTATTCTTTGAAGACAGAGTATGATGTGAAGCTGTATAAGTCAACGACTAAGAAGCTTGGAGCAATTTGTTCATCAAAAGAGTGTCCATGGAGGGTTTATTGTTCGTTTGAGAAGTCAAGAAACAAGCTGATGATTAAGGTTTATACAGCTGAACATGTTTGCAATAAATCAGGTTACTCAAAGATGTTAAAAGTTCCTGTAATTACCGAGCTGTTTGAGGAACCTCTTAGACTGAATCCAAAACTTTCACCAAAGGAGATGATGGAGTCTATAAAGGCAGACTACAATCTGAATGTTACACTGTTTCAGTGTGAACATGCAAAGAAAAAAGTGGTGGAACAAAGAAGGAAGATGCATGGAACACAATTTGGTAGACTCTGGGATTATGAGAAAGAAATCCttgtatcaaatccagggtccACAATGGACATTGAGACACTTCCAGGTCCAACACAAGTAGAACACAAGTTTTACAGAGTTTATATATGCTTTGAAGCGCTCAGAGAAGCATGGAAACAGACATGCCGCCGAATAATTGGACTAGATGGTGCTTTTCTAAAGTGGGATATAAAAGGTGAGTTGTTGGCTGCGGTTGGAAGAGATGCAGATAATAGGATTTTCCCTATCGCATGGGCTATAGTTGACATTGAAAACAATGATAACTGGGAATGGTTCATCAAACATATCCAAACTGATTTGGATCTTGGACAAGGAGACAACATGACAATAATATCTGATAAGCAAAAGGTTTGTTGTGAAGATTATGAGTATATCtatctagttttaaaatttatgtttgtaTTCTGATATTTTTCATGTTGAACTGATCTTAGGGTTTGGTAAATGCTGTGCATAATGAGCTTCCACAAGCTGAGCATCGAATGTGTGCTAGACATATCCTTGCAAAGTGGAGAAAAACTAACAAAGATAAAGAGTTGGAGCCTATGTTTTGGAAAATAGCACGAAGCTATACTATAGGAGACTTTGACGACAACCTTGAAGCATTAAAAACCTATAATTCAGGTGCGTATGATTCCCTACAACGCACTGCACCTACTACATGGTCTCGGGCTTTCTTTAGGGAAGATTCTTGTACTATTGACAACTCGAACAACTTGTCTGAATCTTTCAACAAAACCATTAGAGAAGCTCGACGAAAACCATTGCTTGAGATGTTAGAGGACATTAGAAGACAAACTATGGTACGTAACGCTAAACGGTCTACTGCTGGAAATAGATGGAAGGggaaatttacaaaaaaagcaCAAGCTGAGATTGAAAAGAGTCGAGCTGATTCAAAAGATTTAATTCTGTATCAAACCACAGGTGATGAATATGAAGTTGATGATCACGGGACTGGATATCGTGTCGACGTACATTTGAAAACGTGTGGTTGTCGAAAGTGGCAGCTGAAAGGGATCCCTTGTAATCATGCTATGTGTGTTATCATAGGGAAAAAACTAAACCTTGATGACTATGTATCAGAGTATTTTACTACTCATAAATGGCAGCAGACATATGCTCGGGGAATGAGAGTTGTACAAGGAATGAAGTTGTGGCCACGTTTAAACAGACTCCCTATTATACCACCAGACCCAAGACCAAAACGAGgaagaaaaaagaataataacCGACGTAAAGAACCTCACGAAGATACATCAAAAAAGGGAAGAATGACAGGTGATGGTAGGACAATGACATGTTCACATTGTAAGCAAGAGGGACACAACAAAACGACGTGTTCTAATCCTCCTATGGTGGCAAAAAAACGTCCTCGAGGTCGACCAAAAAAGAATCTACAACAGGTTCGTATATATGATTTAGctataagttattttatttcTAGATTTGTTTATCTTAATTTATGTTCTTTTGATTATCTTTCTTATGgtttatacatataatatttgttCTTGCAGGCCGAAGAGATGTTGCAGAGATATGGATAGACTAATCAGAGAAATCTGATTAaagtctttgtttctttttattctttGAATGGTTGTGATGTTGTTTGGATTTTTTCACGATCTTGTTTGACCATGCTTAgaattttgttctttttgaataattttgttcttcTTGATGTTGAACTTATGATATACTAGCTTTTAAGAACAGAGCCATCATCATCGTGACTCCATAAGAACCTTAGTTGTGTTGTCTCATCTTCTACAAGTTTTCACTTTATTCTCTGTTCTAAATTAATCTGCAACTCAACTGTGTTATCTCTTGTGTTACGTATTTAATATTAAGCAGAAAACAAAATAGATCTTCATTCTCCTTGGCTACTATTTCTTCCAGCAAACTAAACTAGTATTTTTCTTAGTTGACCAACaaaagtttaaattaaactTATATGCATATTCTATAGCTTaatctaaaattaaatttgttatcCCATCAttgttccccaaatttgatcaGTTGATTGTGGATTATGGATCGGTGTGAAAAGATTTTGGGTGGAACTTAAGGTTGGTGAAAAGGCGACAAGAAAACAGCGTTAGTGACGAGTCGTGGCTTATATTAACATAAGCTCTTTTCAGCCAAAAAATAGAAACTTCAGGATTTTGTTGGATTCTTTTAAAGAGTTTGATATTTATTATGGCTAAACAAAAGTTAGAGCTTAAATATGCCGAAATTAGAGAGTTAGGGATTTAATAAGAACAAgacttaggttcaccccctagggtgaacctttaaattcacctctCTTTCTATGACCAATCAAATTGCCAtgtagataattaattaaaaaatattaaacttatttaaaaataactaaaaaaacagAATAATGCCAATTTTAATGCCGATGACGCCGTTActtaaaccgtaaaccctaaattttaaattctaaaccctaaaccttaaatcctaaacccaaaccctaaacccaaaccctaaaccctaaaccctatacccaaatcctataccctaaacccaaattatataccctaaactcaaattgtataccctaaacccaaacaataaaccctaatcccaaaccataaaccctaaacccaaaccataaacccaaatcttagaccctaaacccaaaccttatagcatctaggtttagggtttgggtttgggtttacggtttacggtttgggttttaagtctaagatttaggtttagggtatacggtttgggtttagggtctaggatttggtttagggtataaggtttggatttaaggtttactgtttgggtttagggtctaggatttgggtttagaatatACAgtttggttttagggtttaggatttgggtttagagtataGAGTTTGGGTTTTAGAATTACGGTTTAGggttaaaaaattaagatttcgggtttacggtttagatgTCGGTGTCAGCGTTGTTAaaattaacattattttttttagttattttaaaataaatttaatattttttaattaattatctacgTGGCAATTTGATTGGTTCTAGAATGAGAGGTGAATTTAAAACTTCACCCTatggggtgaacctaagttttgttcatTTAATAAGCCAAAAACCCCAATAAAATAGATCTAAAGTTGACATGAATCCCACAATTGCCAATCTATATATAAAGCCCTTTTGTCGGAGGTTACAAATTGTCGGAACCTAGAAACCAACTCAAAGTATCCCCTTTTAGTTGATATATATGGCTTGCCAAGATAATTACTCTGTTAAGCAAATCGCCGACTTGTACGACCAAATCTCGAAACTCGAAAGCTTAAAAGACTTTCGAAGGAAGTTGATGCCTTATTACCAGCTCATGACCTTGTGTGCCTACGGACACCAACATTGACGTTCAAAAGATGAGCCAAGAAGTCCAAGACATGAGAAGCTAGGCGGTGAAGCCATTGGATCGATATTCACTTCTCCACGACAAGCTTCTTggacttccaacctaaaaccaattgagAGTAAATAGAGTGGTCAAGTCTCTTATACGTTACTCAAGTctcttacatatttttaatgtgaaatCTTCTTTTCAACACACTCTCTCGATATAGTGGTGCGTATAACCATTAATCTCACAAAATCTGTCATATATCCTTTCGAGATAATGCTCTTTTTCTAGCTATCTCAAATAAATTAAGCATTCCTTGGGCCATCAATTCGTGGGATGATCGGACCACTTTTTGGACTGGATTAATGGATCAGGGTGTGGGCCCGCTATACCATGACAAGTTTTTTTGGCTTACAatctaaaaccaattggcagtAAGTGTACTGGTCCAAGTCCATTATATGTTACTCACGTCTCTTACATATTTTCAAAgtgggatcttctctccaacacCCTCCTTCGAGATAATAGTGCATATAACCATTAATCTCGTATAATCCATCATACCCATCCGAGATAATGCTATTTTTTCTAGATATCTCAAAGAAATTAAGCCTCCCTTAGGCCATCAATTTGTGGTATGATCAGACCATTTTCCGGGCCGGATAATGGGTCAGGGTGTAGACCCGCTCTAATACCATGAAAAATTCATTggacttccaacttaaaactaatTGGCGGTAAGTGGAAGGGCCTagatcccttatatattactcaaatcCTTTACATATTTCTAATGTGGGATCTTCTCTGCAACACTCCACCATCTTGGGGTCTCTCGAAGACAACCCACTTGACCACATAGATATCTTCCATACCTACCCAATCCATGTCAATGTAAGCAAGCTCGAGTTTAGTCTACTCACGAAACATACAACCCATCCTCCGACCAATATCGCTTTCGTGGGCTTCGGTCCGATGCCCCTCTCGTCCATCACCTTGGCTAAGTTTCATCTCCCCAACACGGGCTTTTACAACTTCGATATCGACCCTCCAGCCAATGCTCTTGCATCCCATCTTGTCTCGCGTGACCCCGACCTCTCTCGACGCCTGATcttccacaccacggatttactCAACATAACTACGGAGGTTCTACGTGAGTATGACGTTGTATTGTTGGCTGAGCTTGTTGGATTAGACAAAGAGGCAAAGGTTAAAGCAATTGAATATTTAGAAAAACACATGGCTCCAGAAGCACTTCTCATGCTACGGAGTGGTCATGGACTTAGAGCTTTCATATATATCACATGGTTGATCCTTGTGATTTAAAGGCTTCGAGGTCTTGACCATTTATCACCCAACGACCAGTGAAGTTATTAACTCGGTGGTGATTGCACGCAAGCTCGGTGGTCAGGCTAGTGAAAAACAATGAATTAAGTGTGTTGTGTGTAAGCtgtatttattttgttgtttcattttatgtgtgtttggtTTTCATATATTAACAATGTGTGATTAAGAAATAAACACGAGCCATGTATATAAATTCATCTTGtattctttatatactaaagcataAGTCATTCAACTAATCACATTTTtccatataatttatattttctaatttaaaaataaaaacagaatgcATAATTCTTTTCTAGAAGACAGTTTTGTTTGTTAACTGATtctaattatatacaaaaaaaaatcctaatatTCAACCCACTACATCATGATCTCCCGATTTGAAACTGTAAATCTTTCTCTATGAGATCTCTACATGCATTCAATGTAGTTTCTTAATTTCTTTGTAATTGTTCCATTAACTCTTTCAATGAAAGTGATGAATTTCGATTTCGAACAAGACAGATGGATCACTTCCACTGTCATGTCTACACAGTGCCGGCCCTGGATGGAAGCGGGCCAAGCACTTGCTTCCGGCCGCTAAATATTAAGTATTATTTCGGCCGAGTTTTGTAAAAATTCTCTTCAGCCAATTTGGTTATTGTACACATGTTTGCTTAAAGAAGTCAAGAGTTCGAATCTTACTCTCTCTCCGTTACAAGTCTTTTACAGTTAATAGgccaattaattttttttttgcttccagCCCCCATATATCTAGGACCGGCTCTGTGTCTACAAATCTCTATCTATGTCGACCTCTGGTCAAGAATTGGCACAACAACATTCTTTGAAAAGAATAATTACAGTGaataagagaaaacaaaaacccaatGCAAAGTTGGCAGAAGAAGGTTAAATTACAGGTTAGTGAGACTAAACTATGCCCAAACTCTTCAAATACTCAAATAATAATTTGTGTCATGGTGATTTTTTCATGAAGTCTTTTGTCTCCGATCTAACCTACTTATAATttgctttattttcttttgcaattttttttttctatttcccTGAACCTTCTTTTCGGAAATTCACAAAATCTTTTGTCGAAAAAAATATTAGCTTGAAGATGCCTATTGGTTGTGGAAAGTAAGAAGTTCACTTTAAAACAgaagaatggaaaaaaaaaaatgtggggATAActagaagataaaaaaatatgccTCATGAAACTCTAGTGATAGACGACTCTCATGTCCAATCTCAGAGCAGGATTATTGCAAAACCCCATATAAGGgggttttcttaatttttaatgcATTTTATTAGGAAAAGTGTATTAAGAGACCAAGGACAGAAACCCATAAATTTAATAGGTCCATTGCAAAGGTTCTTAATTAAGggttcttgaaaaaaaattattaaacttattttttttattaattaaaacataCTAAAATAAACGATAATACTTTAAAAGAAGCATCTGAGTTCAGTTATTGTCGTCTTCACGTCCAAATTTAAGCCAtacatgttcaaccaaatcatcttttagttgttgatgcatctgtctatcacgaattctagttcgaacattcatcatattggcgatatttgttgggatatctgtagaatacatgagatccacatgtgaacttccgttgtcttctccttgttggaactcAGAAACATTAAATAGAGAGTATCCATcccgttcgtcttctactatcatattatggagtatgatacatgctcgcaTAATCCTCCCAATTTTgattttatcccaaaaaagtgaTGGGTTTTTAACGATGGCAAAGCGAgattgcaagactccaaaagcacgctcgacatcttttcggacagcttcttgatgttgagcaaataaaactgctttcggcccttgtggcaatggaatagattggataaaagttgcccatttcggataaataccatcggtgagatagtaagccagatgatactctcttccattgacataGTAAGTGACTGCCGGAGCATGACCCTTTactatgtcatcaaaaacaggtgagcgatcaagaacattgatatcgtttaaggtacctggtGGTCCAAAaaatgcgtgccatatccagagatcgtatgaagcaaccgcctctaaaactaTTGTTGGTTTTCCCGAGCCACgagaatattgccctttccaagcagtgggacaattcttccactcccaatgcatacaatcgatgctgccTATCATACCGGGAAATCCACGATACTCTCCAATATAAAGTAGACGTTGTAGATCAGCCAGTGTTGGTCTTCGtaggtactcatcgccgaataaatttattattcctTCCACAAAATGTTCCAAACATTTACGAGTCGTGGTTTCACCGAGACGTAGGTATTCATCGACCGTATCAGCCGCAATACCATATGCCAAGACACGAATAGCTGCTGTACACTTTTGGAGTGAAGAGAGACCAAGCCTTCCAAGAGCATCTTTTTTTTGGCGAAA contains these protein-coding regions:
- the LOC106349958 gene encoding uncharacterized protein LOC106349958, producing MNNKRQKLEIRRSTKSLSMTGDIEGLGSETHGRNNDGENEEENCDMVEEGASQLEELFGDIAQDDVSDDDNNGVLLEDDIIPHVSDSSEDEYEDNEDMTEYDVKLYKSTTKKLGAICSSKECPWRVYCSFEKSRNKLMIKVYTAEHVCNKSGYSKMLKVPVITELFEEPLRLNPKLSPKEMMESIKADYNLNVTLFQCEHAKKKVVEQRRKMHGTQFGRLWDYEKEILVSNPGSTMDIETLPGPTQVEHKFYRVYICFEALREAWKQTCRRIIGLDGAFLKWDIKGELLAAVGRDADNRIFPIAWAIVDIENNDNWEWFIKHIQTDLDLGQGDNMTIISDKQKGLVNAVHNELPQAEHRMCARHILAKWRKTNKDKELEPMFWKIARSYTIGDFDDNLEALKTYNSGAYDSLQRTAPTTWSRAFFREDSCTIDNSNNLSESFNKTIREARRKPLLEMLEDIRRQTMVRNAKRSTAGNRWKGKFTKKAQAEIEKSRADSKDLILYQTTGDEYEVDDHGTGYRVDVHLKTCGCRKWQLKGIPCNHAMCVIIGKKLNLDDYVSEYFTTHKWQQTYARGMRVVQGMKLWPRLNRLPIIPPDPRPKRGRKKNNNRRKEPHEDTSKKGRMTGDGRTMTCSHCKQEGHNKTTCSNPPMVAKKRPRGRPKKNLQQAEEMLQRYG
- the LOC125580204 gene encoding uncharacterized protein LOC125580204 encodes the protein MDSSSHNNVDEEFDQMFDDAFDQQFDQIFDQTFKNLMIHGDEEDARKKRKKRAFIERNREEGHVRLWNDYFSETPTYPENFFRRRFRMNKPLFMRIVDRLSNEVPYFRQKKDALGRLGLSSLQKCTAAIRVLAYGIAADTVDEYLRLGETTTRKCLEHFVEGIINLFGDEYLRRPTLADLQRLLYIGEYRGFPGMIGSIDCMHWEWKNCPTAWKGQYSRGSGKPTIVLEAVASYDLWIWHAFFGPPGTLNDINVLDRSPVFDDIVKGHAPAVTYYVNGREYHLAYYLTDGIYPKWATFIQSIPLPQGPKAVLFAQHQEAVRKDVERAFGVLQSRFAIVKNPSLFWDKIKIGRIMRACIILHNMIVEDERDGYSLFNVSEFQQGEDNGSSHVDLMYSTDIPTNIANMMNVRTRIRDRQMHQQLKDDLVEHVWLKFGREDDNN